In Thalassotalea sp. Sam97, a single window of DNA contains:
- the murI gene encoding glutamate racemase codes for MTHTSRQQANYANQANAPIGIFDSGVGGLSIYQGIKKLLSNEQLIYVGDMAYAPYGEKTTDFIYQRSHRICQFLIAQGVKAIVVACNTATVSVIAQLRADFSLPIIGVEPAVKPAALATKTGHVAVWATKATVASESFANLRRQHSNGIDYHLLACPGLVECIELQTLGPALDKLLDQFVAKTLAHDIDCLVLGCTHYPFVKQQIRQRLPANITLYDTAEPVAKQLQRQLALSQLLSLNCVIAQADKFYTTSPLATVNQVFSALLNKPTVVNYTHI; via the coding sequence GTGACACATACATCTCGTCAACAGGCCAATTACGCAAATCAGGCGAATGCACCGATCGGTATTTTTGATTCGGGCGTCGGTGGCTTGTCAATTTATCAAGGCATAAAAAAGCTACTTAGTAACGAACAGCTGATTTATGTTGGTGATATGGCTTATGCGCCGTATGGTGAGAAAACGACAGATTTTATCTACCAGCGCAGCCATCGAATATGCCAGTTTTTGATAGCACAAGGTGTTAAAGCCATTGTTGTCGCTTGTAATACCGCAACCGTATCGGTTATTGCCCAATTGAGAGCCGATTTTAGTCTGCCAATTATAGGTGTTGAACCTGCGGTTAAACCTGCGGCTTTAGCGACAAAAACTGGTCATGTAGCTGTTTGGGCGACGAAAGCCACGGTGGCGAGTGAAAGCTTTGCTAACTTGCGACGTCAGCATAGCAATGGCATAGATTACCACTTGCTTGCTTGTCCTGGTTTAGTTGAATGTATTGAGCTGCAAACACTAGGACCGGCGTTAGACAAACTGCTGGATCAATTCGTTGCTAAAACGTTAGCACACGACATTGATTGCTTGGTGTTAGGCTGTACACATTACCCCTTTGTGAAACAACAAATTCGCCAACGCTTACCAGCCAATATTACGCTATACGATACAGCAGAGCCCGTTGCGAAACAGTTGCAAAGACAACTCGCGCTAAGCCAACTACTGAGCTTAAATTGCGTTATTGCGCAGGCAGATAAATTTTATACAACGTCACCGTTAGCGACAGTAAATCAGGTGTTTTCGGCCTTATTAAACAAACCAACAGTGGTTAACTATACTCACATATAA
- a CDS encoding succinylglutamate desuccinylase/aspartoacylase family protein: MTELTIGEYTIMPGETKKIDLPVAKLYTDSDIHIPIYIIRSKRKGPTIFISAAVHGDELNGIETIGRLITMKGFKITSGTLIAVPMVNVYGVINQSRYMPDRRDLNRCFPGSAKGSLAGRLANTFLTEIVSKCDYGIDLHTGAIHRSNLPQIRADLSDPETLEMAKAFAVPVILNADIRDGSLRQAAVANGTKVLLYEAGEALRFDEFSIRAGIKGIINVLRHLKMMSKRRSRKQQENYFIADKSGWIRASESGMVTHHFKLGDHVKKGEVLASIGSPYGELLGNVIASKSGVIIGKQNIPLVQEGEAMYHIAYFQDDNEEIAEQIETIEDELVNNVEETEELL, translated from the coding sequence ATGACGGAATTGACCATAGGTGAATACACCATCATGCCAGGTGAAACGAAAAAAATCGATTTACCTGTTGCTAAGTTGTATACAGACTCAGATATTCACATTCCTATTTACATTATTCGATCGAAGCGCAAGGGGCCGACGATTTTTATCAGTGCCGCGGTTCATGGAGATGAGTTAAATGGTATTGAAACCATCGGTCGGTTAATAACCATGAAGGGCTTTAAAATAACCTCTGGCACACTTATTGCGGTGCCTATGGTCAATGTTTATGGTGTTATTAACCAAAGTCGCTATATGCCGGACAGGCGCGATTTAAATCGCTGCTTTCCAGGCTCAGCAAAAGGGTCCCTAGCGGGGCGTCTGGCCAATACCTTTTTGACTGAAATTGTCAGTAAATGTGATTATGGGATTGATTTACACACAGGGGCGATTCATCGCTCTAACTTACCACAAATACGTGCCGATTTGTCGGATCCAGAAACCTTAGAGATGGCTAAGGCTTTTGCGGTACCGGTTATTTTAAATGCCGATATCCGCGATGGTTCTCTGCGCCAAGCGGCGGTTGCTAATGGCACCAAGGTGCTGCTTTACGAGGCTGGCGAAGCATTGCGTTTTGATGAGTTTTCAATTCGTGCCGGTATCAAGGGTATTATTAATGTGTTAAGGCATTTGAAAATGATGTCCAAACGTCGCTCCCGCAAACAGCAAGAAAATTACTTTATTGCTGATAAGTCGGGCTGGATTCGAGCCAGTGAAAGTGGCATGGTAACGCATCATTTTAAGTTGGGAGATCATGTAAAAAAAGGCGAGGTATTAGCCTCCATTGGTAGTCCCTATGGCGAATTGCTGGGTAATGTGATCGCCAGCAAAAGTGGGGTGATTATTGGCAAACAAAACATACCTTTGGTGCAAGAGGGCGAAGCTATGTATCACATCGCCTATTTCCAAGATGACAACGAAGAAATCGCCGAGCAAATTGAAACCATAGAAGATGAGCTCGTTAATAATGTTGAAGAAACCGAGGAATTACTATGA
- the rimK gene encoding 30S ribosomal protein S6--L-glutamate ligase: MKVAILSRNANLYSTRRLKEAGEKLGHQVDIIDTLHCYMDITSSRPAVRYYGEELPLYDAIIPRIGASITFYGTAVVRQFEMMGTFSINESVAISRSRDKLRSLQLLSRKGIGLPRTGFASRPDNIKDLIKNVGGAPLVIKLLEGTQGIGVVLADTNKAAESIIEAFLGLQANILVQEFIAEAGGADIRCLVVGGKVVAAMKRQGAEGEFRSNLHRGGSAEVIKLSKEERATAVNAAKVMGLNFCGVDLLRSNQGPMVMEVNSSPGLEGIETATGLDVATKVFDFIAKNAKPHANRTRGKG; encoded by the coding sequence ATGAAAGTTGCCATTTTATCTCGTAATGCAAATTTATATTCCACTCGACGCTTGAAAGAGGCGGGTGAAAAACTAGGGCATCAAGTGGATATTATCGATACCTTGCATTGTTACATGGATATAACCAGTAGTCGCCCTGCTGTGCGTTACTACGGCGAAGAATTACCACTATATGATGCGATTATTCCACGTATTGGTGCTTCGATAACCTTTTATGGCACAGCGGTTGTGCGCCAGTTTGAAATGATGGGCACCTTTAGTATTAATGAATCGGTAGCGATCAGTCGTTCTCGCGATAAATTACGTTCGTTGCAATTACTGTCTCGTAAAGGTATCGGTCTACCGCGAACTGGCTTTGCGAGCCGGCCTGACAATATTAAGGATTTAATCAAGAATGTCGGGGGCGCACCCTTGGTGATTAAGTTATTAGAAGGTACACAAGGCATAGGTGTGGTATTAGCTGACACCAACAAAGCAGCCGAGAGCATTATTGAAGCATTCTTAGGCTTACAAGCCAATATTTTGGTGCAGGAGTTTATTGCTGAAGCTGGAGGCGCGGATATTCGTTGCTTGGTGGTGGGGGGTAAAGTCGTTGCCGCCATGAAACGTCAAGGCGCAGAGGGAGAGTTTCGTTCGAACTTACATCGAGGTGGCAGTGCGGAAGTGATCAAGCTTAGCAAAGAAGAGCGGGCTACCGCCGTCAATGCTGCCAAAGTTATGGGGCTTAACTTTTGTGGTGTCGATTTACTGCGTTCCAATCAGGGCCCAATGGTAATGGAAGTAAACTCATCGCCAGGCTTAGAAGGTATTGAAACCGCAACAGGGTTAGATGTTGCAACTAAAGTGTTTGACTTTATTGCGAAAAATGCCAAGCCACATGCTAACCGTACGCGCGGTAAAGGCTAG
- a CDS encoding peptidylprolyl isomerase: MNIAKDTVVQFHYVLKDSDGKLIEDSRQGDPIAILMGHNNMIVGVENALMGKAAGDSFSVTVEPKDAYGEYVEGAEQRVPAKHLQGAKNWKKGMVAIVNTDQGQRQVTVTKVGRFMVTVDTNHPYAGQTLQFDIDVVNVRPAEESEISHGHAHGVGGHHHD, from the coding sequence ATGAATATTGCAAAAGATACAGTGGTTCAATTTCACTACGTGTTAAAAGACAGTGATGGCAAATTAATTGAAGATTCACGCCAGGGTGATCCCATTGCCATTTTAATGGGTCATAACAACATGATCGTTGGTGTGGAAAATGCGTTAATGGGCAAAGCTGCAGGTGACTCATTCTCGGTTACTGTTGAGCCAAAAGATGCATATGGTGAGTACGTTGAAGGGGCGGAGCAGCGTGTACCGGCAAAGCACTTACAAGGTGCTAAAAACTGGAAAAAAGGCATGGTTGCTATCGTCAATACCGATCAAGGTCAACGTCAAGTAACGGTAACTAAAGTGGGGCGCTTTATGGTGACCGTGGATACAAACCACCCATACGCAGGTCAAACACTGCAATTTGATATTGATGTGGTTAATGTTCGCCCGGCAGAAGAAAGTGAAATTTCTCATGGCCACGCTCATGGCGTAGGTGGTCATCACCACGACTAA
- a CDS encoding ATP-dependent zinc protease has translation MSDKMIIGHIENLDLPELGITQLTARVDTGAQTSSLHVDNIQRTQQDGKPAISFDIHPEIHNVDKTKRCTAVLIDVRKIKSSNAQVEQRYVIQTKAILAGYHWDIEITLTDRSDMTYLMLLGRQALRGHFLVDVSSPFIVSSQ, from the coding sequence ATGAGCGATAAAATGATTATTGGCCATATTGAAAACCTTGACTTGCCTGAGTTAGGGATCACTCAGCTTACCGCTAGGGTTGATACTGGGGCGCAGACATCATCGCTTCATGTCGATAATATCCAGCGCACCCAACAAGATGGCAAACCGGCCATTTCATTTGATATTCACCCTGAAATTCATAATGTCGATAAAACCAAGCGTTGTACAGCGGTACTCATCGATGTACGTAAAATCAAATCATCAAATGCCCAAGTTGAGCAACGTTATGTTATCCAAACAAAAGCTATTTTGGCTGGTTATCATTGGGACATTGAAATTACCTTAACCGATCGTTCAGACATGACCTATTTAATGTTACTTGGTCGTCAAGCACTACGTGGCCACTTTTTAGTGGATGTCTCAAGCCCATTTATTGTATCGAGCCAATAA
- a CDS encoding ion transporter, whose translation MFQGVVISVIVLSALLIGARTHDLPTEVLTTLLIMDMAVTVFFAAELLIRYVAMNNAKQFFRSGWNIFDTLIVIGSLIPAGGSGVLLARLLRVFRVLRLVSMIPELRSLINALIKAIPRMGYIALLMFVIFYIYGAIGSIMFADINEFLWGDVTVALLTLFRVATFEDWTDVMYETMEVYPLSWIFYISFIFFTAFIFLNMMVGTILEVMGEEHELERARAHGESKEGGEPATRAQIEQLQQQIGELTALIAEKNK comes from the coding sequence ATGTTTCAGGGCGTTGTGATCTCTGTAATCGTCTTGTCGGCTTTGTTAATTGGTGCACGCACCCATGATTTACCGACCGAGGTATTAACCACACTGCTGATAATGGATATGGCAGTAACGGTATTTTTTGCTGCTGAGTTGTTGATTCGTTACGTTGCGATGAACAATGCCAAGCAGTTCTTTCGTAGCGGTTGGAATATCTTTGATACCTTGATCGTCATCGGTAGTCTTATTCCTGCTGGTGGTAGTGGAGTGCTATTAGCTCGTTTATTACGTGTATTCAGAGTGCTGCGCCTTGTGTCAATGATTCCAGAGTTACGCTCATTGATTAATGCCCTGATCAAAGCCATCCCAAGAATGGGCTACATTGCTTTGTTGATGTTTGTCATTTTTTATATTTATGGTGCTATTGGCAGCATCATGTTTGCTGACATTAACGAGTTTTTATGGGGTGATGTAACCGTCGCTTTATTAACCTTGTTCCGTGTTGCCACCTTTGAAGATTGGACCGACGTAATGTATGAAACTATGGAGGTATATCCTCTAAGTTGGATTTTTTATATCAGTTTTATTTTCTTTACTGCGTTTATCTTTTTAAACATGATGGTTGGTACCATTTTAGAAGTGATGGGCGAAGAACACGAACTTGAACGTGCTCGTGCGCATGGCGAAAGTAAAGAAGGCGGAGAGCCTGCAACACGTGCCCAAATTGAGCAGTTACAGCAACAAATTGGCGAGTTAACGGCGTTAATCGCAGAAAAAAATAAATAA
- a CDS encoding amidohydrolase family protein: MRCIARTYLLSLALLPSLSIAADYKILHVGELLAVPGKTVQKQQSIVVKDNQIERIEAGYISKSDVDKNAEVIDLRDKFVLPGLMDMHVHMQYQLGPNSKLETVLLSAEDIAMRSVQFADKTLQAGFTLVRDLGADPQAIYALRDAIAKQWVEGPRIVAAGRVPVTGGHADVDGMRHDLLTKYTSDTVCNGPYECRAATRKAIKYGADVIKITSTGGVLSDTNTGTGVQMADDELKEIVRTAHALGRKVASHAHAAAGINAALQAGVDSIEHGSYADADSIQLFKQTGAYLVPTLLAGDTVVQMAKNSDFMSPAIKEKALRVGTDMMKNFSRAYENGVNIAFGTDSGVSSHGNNAYEAVLMQQAGMTPMDIIISATVNAADLVDLSDSLGTLEPGKLADIIAVDDNPLQDISMLQQVNFVMKDGRIYKYVR, encoded by the coding sequence ATGCGTTGTATAGCTCGAACATACCTACTTTCGCTGGCACTATTACCAAGTCTGTCAATTGCTGCTGATTATAAGATATTACATGTTGGTGAGTTGCTGGCAGTACCAGGAAAAACAGTACAAAAGCAGCAATCGATCGTTGTAAAAGATAACCAAATTGAACGAATAGAAGCCGGTTATATTAGCAAGAGTGACGTCGATAAAAACGCAGAGGTAATTGATTTACGCGATAAATTTGTGTTGCCTGGGTTAATGGATATGCATGTGCATATGCAATATCAGTTAGGCCCAAACAGCAAATTAGAAACCGTGCTGTTATCTGCTGAGGACATCGCTATGCGTAGCGTACAGTTTGCTGATAAAACCTTGCAAGCAGGATTTACCCTAGTTCGTGACTTAGGCGCCGATCCCCAGGCGATATATGCGTTACGTGATGCGATAGCAAAGCAGTGGGTTGAGGGTCCTCGTATCGTTGCTGCTGGCCGGGTCCCTGTTACTGGAGGCCATGCCGATGTTGATGGCATGCGTCACGATTTACTTACAAAATACACCTCTGATACGGTATGTAATGGCCCTTATGAATGCCGTGCAGCGACACGTAAAGCCATAAAATATGGTGCCGATGTGATTAAAATCACCTCAACAGGTGGTGTCTTATCCGATACCAACACAGGAACTGGCGTGCAGATGGCTGATGATGAGCTCAAAGAGATTGTTCGCACGGCACACGCATTAGGCCGTAAAGTGGCCAGTCATGCTCACGCGGCGGCCGGCATTAATGCGGCACTGCAAGCTGGCGTTGATTCGATAGAGCACGGTAGCTATGCGGATGCCGATTCGATTCAGTTGTTTAAGCAAACTGGCGCTTATTTAGTTCCAACATTACTTGCCGGTGATACCGTGGTGCAAATGGCAAAAAATAGCGACTTTATGTCACCTGCGATAAAGGAAAAGGCATTACGGGTTGGTACCGATATGATGAAAAACTTTAGTCGCGCGTACGAAAATGGGGTGAATATAGCCTTTGGCACAGACTCTGGTGTCTCTAGCCATGGCAATAACGCTTATGAAGCCGTGTTAATGCAACAAGCCGGTATGACACCGATGGATATCATTATATCAGCGACTGTTAATGCCGCGGACTTGGTGGATTTGAGTGATAGCTTAGGAACACTCGAACCGGGTAAGTTGGCCGATATTATCGCGGTTGATGATAACCCTCTGCAGGATATTAGCATGCTACAACAAGTGAACTTTGTTATGAAAGATGGCCGCATCTACAAGTATGTTCGTTAA
- a CDS encoding alanine/glycine:cation symporter family protein: protein MLSDVVGFLNNLLWGQLLVPLLLLAGLWFTVRLRGIQFRHFGHMFSVMKHSRSHDGHGISSFQALCTSLAARVGTGNLMGVAVAISLGGPGAVFWMWMIALVGMATAFAESTLGQLYKEENRQGNYRGGPAFYMLKGLKSPVLAVIFSVCLFIGYGVVFSGPQAYSIAEAFKFSYGIEPWITGAVITILAGIIVMGGMKKIARFSEMVVPFMGVIYFIVAIWVVFSNLQQIPGILSDIVMSAFGLQEAGAGMLGMAMMQGIKRGLYSNEAGMGSVPNAAAAATPYPPHPVSQGYVQMSGVFFDTIVLCTCTAFIIMLSGIELGQTFGIQLTQQAMENLVGPWGGDFIALAIMFFGFTSIVANYAYAENALPFMKLNNKIGRLLFITVFLGMIFYASIATLGEVLGLADLAMGLMTVINIVAILLLTKVLVTLAKDYNRHIDKGEVPRFVASKQQEQEMNLTPGIWSEENTRLP from the coding sequence TTGTTGAGTGATGTTGTTGGTTTTTTAAATAACCTGCTTTGGGGGCAGCTGTTAGTGCCTCTGTTGTTACTGGCTGGCTTATGGTTCACTGTGCGTTTGCGCGGGATTCAATTTCGTCACTTTGGTCATATGTTTTCGGTTATGAAGCATAGCCGTAGCCATGACGGTCATGGAATATCATCTTTTCAAGCCTTATGTACATCACTGGCAGCTCGTGTAGGTACAGGCAACCTAATGGGGGTTGCCGTAGCGATTTCGTTAGGAGGCCCTGGCGCGGTATTTTGGATGTGGATGATTGCCCTTGTTGGTATGGCTACCGCGTTTGCTGAGTCAACATTAGGCCAATTGTATAAAGAAGAAAACCGCCAAGGTAATTATCGCGGTGGGCCGGCTTTTTATATGCTAAAAGGCTTAAAAAGTCCGGTATTAGCTGTGATTTTCTCGGTGTGTTTATTCATTGGTTATGGTGTGGTTTTTTCTGGACCACAAGCATACTCGATTGCCGAAGCATTTAAGTTTTCTTACGGTATTGAACCTTGGATCACCGGTGCGGTGATCACCATTCTCGCAGGTATTATCGTCATGGGCGGGATGAAAAAGATCGCCCGTTTCTCCGAAATGGTGGTGCCTTTTATGGGCGTTATTTATTTCATTGTTGCAATCTGGGTTGTGTTTAGCAATCTACAACAAATACCTGGTATTTTGTCTGATATTGTCATGTCGGCATTTGGCTTACAAGAGGCTGGCGCGGGTATGCTAGGTATGGCGATGATGCAAGGTATTAAGCGAGGTTTATACTCTAATGAAGCGGGTATGGGTTCTGTACCGAACGCGGCAGCGGCTGCTACGCCTTATCCGCCACATCCGGTATCGCAGGGTTATGTACAAATGTCTGGGGTATTCTTTGACACCATAGTGTTGTGTACCTGTACCGCATTTATCATTATGCTCAGTGGCATTGAGTTAGGGCAAACATTTGGTATTCAACTAACCCAACAAGCCATGGAGAACCTAGTGGGTCCTTGGGGCGGTGACTTTATTGCCCTTGCGATTATGTTTTTTGGCTTTACTTCAATTGTTGCTAACTACGCCTATGCCGAGAACGCGCTGCCATTTATGAAGCTGAATAATAAAATCGGCCGATTGTTATTCATAACCGTATTCTTAGGGATGATCTTCTACGCATCCATTGCCACTTTAGGCGAAGTGCTTGGTCTGGCTGACTTAGCAATGGGACTGATGACAGTGATTAACATCGTAGCCATATTATTGTTAACGAAAGTATTGGTTACGTTGGCTAAAGATTATAATCGCCACATCGATAAAGGCGAAGTTCCACGCTTTGTTGCCAGCAAGCAACAAGAGCAGGAGATGAACTTAACCCCTGGTATTTGGAGCGAAGAAAATACCCGCTTACCATAG
- a CDS encoding DEAD/DEAH box helicase: protein MSFDTIGLPEPLLQAVKECGYKQMTPIQQRAISAVRSGQDVLASAQTGTGKTAAFSLPIIEQLLTAKPSTVPVFKALVLAPTRELANQVAENINNYCKHTHLQTVVVFGGVGSAGQEKRLRAGGDILVATPGRLLEHVQMRHVNLSQVKHVVLDEADRMLDMGFLADIEKLFMQLKHKHQTLLFSATFSNKVKLLTKQILDNPRIIETAKQNATNAKVKHFVYPVEETRKSEMLAELIGVNNWRQVMVFAGTRESANQIAKELKLDGIKAALCHGDISQGSRNKALQDFTEGKARVLVATDVAARGIDIPDLEYVVNYHLPFLPEDYVHRIGRTGRAGKTGTAISLLSPKDNKFLANIEKTIGQKIVQIKLPGYEFDPLAYQSNDEATAAKPLARNRHQAQRDKNRAIAQKQTAKPKKSSTSKKAVKPKKRSRYSSK, encoded by the coding sequence ATGAGTTTCGATACCATTGGCTTACCAGAACCGCTATTACAAGCCGTAAAAGAATGTGGCTACAAACAAATGACGCCGATTCAACAACGCGCTATCAGCGCTGTAAGAAGTGGTCAAGATGTACTTGCGAGTGCGCAAACCGGTACCGGTAAAACGGCGGCATTTTCGTTACCTATTATCGAGCAATTGTTAACGGCGAAACCATCAACTGTGCCAGTTTTTAAAGCGTTAGTGTTAGCACCAACGCGAGAGCTAGCAAATCAGGTTGCCGAGAATATCAACAATTATTGTAAACACACGCATTTGCAAACTGTGGTGGTGTTTGGTGGCGTCGGCTCAGCGGGCCAAGAAAAACGTTTACGTGCTGGTGGTGATATTTTAGTGGCAACGCCTGGCCGTTTACTTGAGCATGTGCAAATGCGCCATGTAAATTTATCGCAAGTAAAACACGTGGTGCTTGATGAAGCCGATCGTATGTTGGATATGGGCTTCTTAGCGGATATCGAAAAATTGTTTATGCAACTTAAGCATAAGCATCAGACATTACTGTTTTCGGCGACGTTCTCTAATAAAGTGAAGTTGCTTACCAAACAGATATTAGATAACCCGCGTATCATTGAAACGGCCAAGCAAAACGCTACCAATGCTAAGGTTAAACACTTTGTTTATCCTGTTGAAGAAACACGTAAAAGTGAAATGCTTGCTGAACTTATCGGTGTCAATAACTGGCGCCAAGTGATGGTGTTTGCTGGTACCCGAGAAAGTGCCAACCAAATTGCTAAAGAGTTAAAGCTTGATGGTATTAAAGCGGCGTTGTGTCATGGTGATATATCACAAGGCTCGCGTAATAAAGCGTTGCAAGACTTTACCGAAGGTAAAGCGCGCGTATTGGTTGCCACTGATGTTGCCGCACGGGGCATCGATATCCCAGACTTAGAGTACGTGGTCAATTATCACTTACCGTTCTTGCCAGAAGATTATGTACACCGAATTGGTCGTACGGGGCGAGCGGGTAAAACAGGTACGGCAATTTCATTATTATCACCAAAAGATAATAAATTTTTGGCTAATATTGAAAAAACAATTGGCCAGAAAATCGTCCAAATTAAATTACCTGGTTACGAATTTGATCCGCTTGCTTATCAATCAAACGACGAAGCAACAGCGGCTAAACCTTTAGCTAGGAACCGCCATCAGGCGCAACGCGATAAGAACCGAGCGATAGCACAAAAGCAAACCGCTAAACCGAAAAAGTCTAGTACCTCTAAAAAAGCGGTTAAACCTAAAAAGCGTAGCCGTTATTCAAGTAAGTAA